Proteins encoded within one genomic window of Polynucleobacter duraquae:
- a CDS encoding electron transfer flavoprotein subunit beta/FixA family protein — protein sequence MKILVAVKRVVDYNVKIRVKSDNSGVDLANVKMSMNPFDEIAVEEAVRLKEAGVATEIVVVSAGATQCQETLRTALAIGADRAILVETDTELQPLAVAKILKALSEKEQAQIIILGKQAIDDDSNQTGQMLASLMDIPQATFASKVVVTDGKANVTREVDGGLETIAITLPAVITTDLRLNEPRYVTLPNIMKAKKKTLEIMKPEELGVDIAPRLKTLKVEEPPKRSAGVMVADVAALVDKLKNEAKVI from the coding sequence ATGAAAATCTTAGTGGCAGTAAAGCGTGTTGTTGATTACAACGTCAAAATTCGGGTGAAATCAGATAACTCCGGTGTGGATCTGGCAAACGTCAAAATGAGTATGAATCCATTTGATGAGATTGCAGTAGAAGAAGCGGTTCGATTAAAAGAGGCTGGTGTTGCTACTGAGATAGTAGTGGTTTCTGCTGGCGCCACTCAATGTCAAGAAACTTTGCGTACTGCCTTAGCAATTGGCGCAGATCGCGCGATCTTGGTAGAGACCGATACTGAATTACAACCCCTAGCTGTGGCAAAAATTCTCAAAGCGCTTTCTGAGAAAGAGCAGGCTCAGATCATTATTTTGGGTAAGCAGGCAATCGATGACGACAGTAATCAGACGGGACAGATGCTAGCTAGCTTAATGGATATTCCTCAAGCAACTTTTGCTTCCAAAGTGGTAGTTACCGATGGTAAAGCGAACGTGACTCGTGAGGTGGATGGCGGCTTGGAAACCATTGCGATTACCTTGCCCGCAGTCATCACTACTGACTTGCGTTTGAATGAGCCGCGCTATGTGACTTTACCAAATATCATGAAAGCCAAAAAGAAGACCTTGGAAATCATGAAGCCGGAAGAACTGGGTGTTGATATTGCTCCACGCCTCAAAACCCTCAAAGTAGAAGAGCCACCAAAGCGCTCTGCCGGTGTAATGGTGGCTGATGTAGCGGCGTTAGTAGATAAACTTAAAAATGAAGCGAAGGTAATTTAA